From Toxorhynchites rutilus septentrionalis strain SRP chromosome 2, ASM2978413v1, whole genome shotgun sequence, a single genomic window includes:
- the LOC129766946 gene encoding uncharacterized protein LOC129766946 has protein sequence MPTKRTPVKNDRATAEVASSIEALSALRGAAQGKITRIMHLLQQAEVEQKEISSQQVKVWMKRVEAANNDFDGYHQQIVSGSPASEQEEIDNRYVQFEEIYNEVTVKLEMLQERQTQPAASQPIMNPPPLVIQQSLPRIIPTFDGRYEHWEKFKILFRDVVDRSNEPPRIKLYHLEKALVGEAAKLIDARTLNEGNYDRAWQLLEERYENKRRLIDLHIRGLLSMQKIVKENYSELQKLVETFSNHVENLKFLGQEFTGVSEQIAVYLLAQSIDDETKKLWEATIRRGELPNFDLTVQFLKDRVSILERCQPTEEIKFKQQRIYSNPSSEEPSIQRFNSANSPAVQQSQCDFCSNIHPSYKCPEFNSSTLSQRLLKVKERNCCFNCLRRGHRVIECPSKRTCIKCQRKHHTLLHSDVTVPKSNVDKRQLSQTSVAVEPTTTFEENAACQSTVTSALSNTRSNPVSQVVLYTALVKVLDRDHQIHQCRALLDCGSQEFN, from the exons ATGCCCACGAAGAGAACACCAGTGAAAAACGACCGTGCTACTGCAGAAGTTGCTAGCAGCATCGAAGCTTTGTCTGCGCTCCGCGGTGCAGCGCAAGGAAAAATAACAAGGATCATGCATCTCCTTCAACAAGCAGAAGTGGAGCAAAAGGAAATTTCCAGTCAACAAGTCAAAGTGTGGATGAAACGAGTTGAAGCAGCGAATAACGACTTTGACGGTTATCATCAGCAAATAGTGAGTGGAAGTCCAGCGTCGGAGCAAGAAGAAATTGATAATCGTTATGTGCAGTTTGAGGAAATATACAACGAAGTGACagtgaaattagaaatgttGCAAGAGCGACAAACACAACCAGCTGCTTCACAACCCATTATGAATCCGCCGCCATTAGTGATTCAGCAATCGCTCCCACGTATCATACCAACATTCGACGGCAGATATGAGCACTGGGAGAAGTTTAAAATATTGTTCCGAGATGTAGTGGATCGAAGCAATGAACCTCCTCGCATCAAGCTGTATCATCTAGAGAAGGCTCTAGTGGGAGAAGCTGCCAAATTGATTGACGCCAGGACGCTAAACGAAGGAAACTACGACAGAGCCTGGCAACTGCTAGAGGAGAGATACGAGAACAAGCGGCGATTGATCGATTTGCATATTCGCGGGTTGTTAAGCATGCAAAAAATAGTGAAAGAAAATTATAGTGAGCTGcaaaaattagttgaaactttcaGCAACCATGTGGAGAATTTAAAGTTCCTTGGACAGGAATTTACTGGTGTTTCAGAGCAAATTGCTGTTTATCTGTTAGCACAATCCATTGATGACGAGACGAAGAAACTTTGGGAGGCGACCATACGGCGAGGTGAACTACCAAATTTTGACTTAACAGTACAATTTTTAAAAGATCGAGTTTCAATTTTGGAAAGATGTCAGCCAACCGAAGAAATTAAATTCAAGCAGCAGCGCATTTATTCGAACCCGTCCTCGGAAGAACCTTCGATTCAGCGTTTCAACTCAGCGAATTCTCCTGCAGTGCAACAAAGTCAATGTGATTTCTGCAGTAACATCCATCCATCTTACAAGTGTCCGGAATTCAACAGTTCTACATTGAGTCAACGTCTGCTGAAGGTTAAGGAAAGGAATTGCTGTTTTAACTGCCTACGTCGAGGCCATCGAGTAATAGAGTGTCCATCTAAAAGAACGTGCATCAAATGTCAACGGAAACATCACACCTTGCTTCATAGCGACGTAACTGTACCGAAGAGCAATGTTGATAAGAGACAACTTTCCCAAACCAGTGTCGCAGTGGAACCGACAACAACCTTTGAAGAGAATGCTGCATGCCAGTCCACAGTAACATCAGCCCTGTCCAATACACGGTCAAACCCAGTCAGCCAAGTGGTGTTATACACTGCTTTAGTCAAAGTTTTAGATCGAGATCACCAAATACATCAATGCCGTGCCCTGTTGGATTGTGGCTCACAG GAATTCAATTAG